From a region of the Streptomyces sp. B21-083 genome:
- a CDS encoding LAETG motif-containing sortase-dependent surface protein, which yields MSILRRVNALHLLGTGAATLALCAASASGAWATGTPGGDGWGSKTGGYKPGAGAGTKTETDRCQFSLDGKNFFDSVRVDDQNLKPTEDGKIHVQVRTAGDASTCTASLASYIAHGATFGTSGLQVFVDFDTVTVMQGQTDSLDIAVPDAGCFAQIDLYRGKVKFDGEFDTNDGFEHGDLPKGPDRPVIKDKLIAAWNGGTKDCTTTPPPVEETPGTPTPTPPVEETPGTPTPSEPASETTPPVTETPGTPTPSESTPESTPPATPTTPDSTQPPLAETGGGSATGPIAGGAAALLIGGAAIVMATKRRKAGRAGS from the coding sequence ATGTCCATACTGAGACGTGTCAACGCGCTGCACCTCCTGGGAACGGGCGCGGCCACGCTCGCCCTCTGTGCGGCCTCGGCCTCGGGGGCCTGGGCCACGGGCACGCCCGGCGGCGACGGCTGGGGCTCCAAGACCGGCGGCTACAAGCCCGGCGCCGGCGCGGGCACGAAGACCGAGACCGACCGCTGCCAGTTCTCCCTCGACGGGAAGAACTTCTTCGACTCGGTCCGCGTCGACGACCAGAACCTCAAGCCCACCGAGGACGGCAAGATCCACGTCCAGGTGCGCACCGCCGGTGACGCCAGCACCTGCACCGCGTCCCTCGCCTCCTACATCGCCCACGGTGCCACCTTCGGCACCTCCGGTCTGCAGGTCTTCGTCGACTTCGACACCGTCACGGTCATGCAGGGTCAGACCGACTCGCTCGACATCGCGGTGCCGGACGCGGGCTGCTTCGCGCAGATCGACCTCTACCGAGGCAAGGTCAAGTTCGACGGCGAGTTCGACACCAACGACGGCTTCGAGCACGGCGACCTGCCCAAGGGTCCGGACCGTCCGGTCATCAAGGACAAGCTGATCGCCGCCTGGAACGGCGGTACGAAGGACTGCACGACCACGCCTCCTCCGGTCGAGGAGACCCCGGGCACCCCGACCCCGACGCCTCCGGTCGAGGAGACCCCGGGTACGCCGACTCCCTCCGAGCCCGCGTCGGAGACGACCCCGCCCGTCACGGAGACGCCGGGCACCCCGACGCCCTCCGAGTCGACCCCGGAGTCCACCCCGCCGGCCACGCCGACGACCCCGGACAGCACCCAGCCCCCGCTGGCCGAGACCGGCGGCGGCAGCGCCACCGGCCCGATCGCGGGCGGCGCCGCCGCGCTGCTGATCGGCGGCGCGGCGATCGTGATGGCGACGAAGCGACGCAAGGCTGGTCGCGCCGGTTCGTGA
- a CDS encoding YVTN family beta-propeller repeat protein, giving the protein MDLTSGTSTEIPVGANPGEVVVSSDGRTAYAANQGSDTVSVIDVATAKVTSTVAVGDVPAGLALTPDGRTLWVADYSDDAVQPIDLATNTPGAKIPVGDGPENMAITPDGTTLYVANIHDSTVSPVDIATGRADTPIAVGPNPFNVVAAPDGRTVYVSNSGGSTVTPIDTTTNDTRPTFLVTGQAYGLAVSPDGRTLWVSASNGDTITPLDTVTGAPGTPVTVGRSAFDVTLDWNGTTAYVTTADAGTLIPVTTATEKVGTPLKTGAYPLAATVTGVPIN; this is encoded by the coding sequence GTGGACCTGACCTCCGGCACGTCGACGGAGATTCCGGTCGGCGCCAACCCGGGGGAGGTCGTGGTCAGTTCGGACGGCCGTACCGCCTATGCGGCGAACCAGGGTTCGGACACGGTGAGCGTCATCGATGTCGCCACCGCGAAGGTCACCTCGACCGTGGCGGTCGGGGACGTACCGGCGGGCCTCGCCCTCACCCCCGACGGCCGCACCCTCTGGGTCGCCGACTACTCGGACGACGCCGTCCAGCCGATCGACCTCGCCACGAACACACCGGGCGCGAAGATCCCGGTGGGCGACGGCCCGGAGAACATGGCGATCACCCCGGACGGCACCACCTTGTACGTGGCGAACATCCACGACAGCACGGTGAGCCCGGTCGACATCGCGACAGGCAGGGCGGACACGCCGATCGCGGTCGGGCCGAACCCGTTCAACGTGGTCGCGGCTCCCGACGGGCGGACGGTGTACGTGTCCAACTCCGGCGGCTCGACGGTCACTCCCATAGACACCACCACGAACGACACCCGCCCGACCTTCCTGGTCACCGGTCAGGCGTACGGCCTCGCCGTCTCCCCTGACGGCCGCACCCTCTGGGTCAGCGCGAGCAACGGTGACACGATCACCCCGCTGGACACGGTGACCGGCGCTCCGGGCACCCCGGTCACCGTCGGCCGCTCCGCCTTCGACGTCACCCTCGACTGGAACGGCACCACGGCCTACGTCACCACGGCCGACGCGGGCACCCTCATCCCGGTGACAACAGCAACAGAAAAGGTAGGCACCCCCCTCAAGACGGGCGCCTACCCATTGGCAGCAACGGTGACAGGAGTACCGATCAACTAG
- a CDS encoding SCO5918 family protein has protein sequence MRCVIARFPFDLIMSEVTHKMDGVAPEPITSAAVGIGGVDYPVKQVGAVITRLDRRDFTEKEMIAALNRLGFTCRPAAAPAPARPAVIDPWAEMQ, from the coding sequence ATGCGTTGTGTGATCGCCCGATTCCCGTTCGACCTGATCATGAGCGAGGTCACGCACAAGATGGACGGGGTAGCTCCCGAGCCCATCACCAGTGCGGCCGTCGGTATCGGTGGCGTGGACTACCCCGTCAAGCAGGTCGGCGCGGTGATCACCCGCCTCGACCGGCGGGACTTCACCGAGAAGGAGATGATCGCGGCGCTGAACCGGCTCGGCTTCACCTGCCGTCCGGCCGCCGCGCCCGCTCCGGCCCGGCCGGCGGTCATCGACCCTTGGGCCGAGATGCAGTAG
- a CDS encoding DEAD/DEAH box helicase, with amino-acid sequence MNRSFADLGLPPSLLASLTVEGITVPFPIQAATLPDTLAGHDVMGRGQTGSGKTLAFGLAMLARLAGQRAEAGRPLALVLVPTRELAQQVVDALTPHAHAMNLRMTTIVGGLPIARQARALSAGTEVVIATPGRLRDLVDRRDCRLDRVSVTVLDEADQMVDMGFLPQVTYLLDQVPRRGQRMLFSATLDADVGRLARRYLHEPLVHETDPHAGAVTTMEHHVLYVDDVDKKTVATEIAARDGRVLMFMDTRRSVDRLTKHLLKSGVRAAALHGGRSQPQRTRTLAQFKTGEVTVLVASDVAARGIHIDDLDLVVNVDPPGGAKDYLHRGGRTARAGASGSVVTLVLPEQRREMRSLTRAAGVDPNTAKVSPGAAELTRITGARTPSGIPVVIPVPAPTPPAAPKGDGSGGRSRSSRSRSGSGAGSGSGTGSGSRSRRGSTEGGSATARTAGGGAAGKGRTAAGGSAKKASRPTGGGAKPPRVSGGNPSARTEQDSAGEPRSRRRRAPRNRRPGSDARQAG; translated from the coding sequence ATGAACCGGTCGTTCGCCGACCTGGGCCTGCCGCCCTCGCTGCTGGCCTCCCTCACCGTCGAGGGCATCACCGTCCCCTTCCCGATCCAGGCGGCCACGCTGCCGGACACCCTCGCGGGTCACGACGTCATGGGCCGTGGTCAGACCGGCTCGGGCAAGACCCTGGCCTTCGGCCTGGCCATGCTGGCCCGCCTCGCCGGACAGCGCGCCGAGGCGGGACGTCCGCTGGCCCTCGTCCTCGTACCGACCCGTGAACTCGCCCAGCAGGTCGTGGACGCGCTCACCCCGCACGCCCACGCCATGAACCTGCGGATGACGACGATCGTAGGCGGCCTGCCCATCGCGCGTCAGGCCCGTGCGCTGAGCGCCGGCACCGAGGTCGTCATCGCGACGCCCGGCCGGCTCCGCGACCTCGTCGACCGCCGCGACTGCCGCCTCGACCGGGTCTCCGTCACCGTCCTCGACGAGGCCGACCAGATGGTCGACATGGGCTTCCTGCCGCAGGTCACCTACTTGCTCGACCAGGTGCCGCGCAGGGGCCAGCGCATGCTGTTCTCCGCCACCCTCGACGCGGACGTCGGCCGGCTCGCCCGCCGCTACCTGCACGAGCCCCTGGTGCACGAGACGGACCCGCACGCCGGCGCCGTCACCACGATGGAGCACCACGTGCTCTATGTCGACGACGTCGACAAGAAGACGGTCGCCACCGAGATCGCCGCCCGTGACGGGCGCGTGCTCATGTTCATGGACACCCGGCGCAGCGTCGACCGTCTCACCAAGCACCTGCTGAAGAGCGGAGTCCGCGCGGCAGCCCTGCACGGCGGCCGTTCCCAGCCCCAACGCACGCGCACACTCGCCCAGTTCAAGACGGGCGAGGTCACCGTGCTGGTGGCGTCCGACGTGGCCGCGCGTGGCATCCACATCGACGACCTCGACCTGGTCGTCAACGTGGACCCGCCCGGCGGCGCCAAGGACTACCTCCACCGCGGCGGCCGTACGGCACGTGCCGGAGCCTCCGGCAGTGTGGTCACCCTGGTCCTGCCCGAGCAGCGCCGCGAGATGCGGAGCCTGACGCGGGCGGCGGGCGTCGACCCGAACACGGCCAAGGTCTCCCCCGGTGCGGCCGAACTGACCCGCATCACCGGTGCCCGTACGCCTTCGGGCATACCTGTGGTCATCCCGGTTCCGGCCCCCACCCCGCCGGCCGCCCCCAAGGGCGACGGCTCCGGCGGCCGGTCCAGATCCTCGCGGTCCCGGTCCGGTTCGGGCGCGGGTTCCGGCTCGGGTACGGGTTCGGGTTCACGTTCCCGCCGCGGCTCCACCGAGGGCGGTTCGGCCACGGCGCGCACAGCGGGCGGTGGCGCCGCCGGCAAGGGCCGTACGGCGGCCGGTGGCAGTGCCAAGAAGGCGTCACGTCCGACCGGTGGCGGTGCCAAGCCGCCGCGTGTGTCGGGCGGTAACCCGTCCGCCCGTACGGAGCAGGACTCCGCCGGTGAGCCTCGCAGCCGCCGACGCAGGGCGCCCCGTAACCGGCGCCCGGGTTCCGACGCCCGTCAGGCCGGCTGA
- a CDS encoding nucleoside hydrolase, protein MPVIIDCDTGIDDALALLFAVRHPGIDLRAVTCVAGNTDVDQVVRNTLTVLDQAGAPDVPVARGAERPLIEPARPAAHVHGRDGLGDLGLAAPSNRRPVDVDAVTLLRREILGSPRPVTLIPMAPLTNIALLLRTHPEVTGNIERIVFMGGAVEVGNATPVAEFNVWHDPEAAAVLLTAGVPITMYGLDVFRRVVVPGVDVQRLRASAEPGARLAGELLAHRDPAVTGDPTPTGGLGDAGAVCSVADPAGLTTSLLPVEVSLAPGPARGQTIVDRRPRPGESEIHHGARARPLVDVALDIDVDRYVELYLRTVEGRSR, encoded by the coding sequence GTGCCCGTCATCATCGACTGCGACACCGGCATCGACGACGCCCTGGCCCTGCTGTTCGCCGTACGCCACCCGGGAATCGACCTCCGCGCGGTCACCTGTGTCGCCGGGAACACGGACGTCGACCAGGTCGTACGCAACACCCTCACCGTCCTCGACCAGGCCGGCGCCCCCGATGTGCCCGTCGCACGCGGGGCCGAGCGGCCGTTGATCGAGCCCGCGCGGCCCGCCGCCCATGTGCACGGACGGGACGGCCTGGGTGACCTCGGCCTGGCCGCGCCCAGCAACCGCAGGCCCGTCGACGTCGACGCGGTGACCCTGCTGCGCCGCGAGATACTCGGCTCGCCCCGCCCGGTCACGCTGATCCCGATGGCCCCGCTCACCAACATCGCCCTGCTCCTGCGTACGCACCCCGAGGTGACGGGCAACATCGAGCGGATCGTCTTCATGGGCGGCGCGGTGGAGGTCGGGAACGCCACTCCCGTCGCCGAGTTCAACGTGTGGCACGATCCGGAGGCCGCCGCCGTGCTCCTCACCGCCGGGGTGCCGATCACGATGTACGGCCTGGACGTCTTCCGGCGCGTCGTCGTGCCGGGGGTCGATGTGCAGCGGCTGCGCGCGAGCGCGGAACCGGGTGCGCGGCTCGCCGGGGAGCTGCTGGCCCACCGCGACCCGGCCGTCACCGGCGACCCCACGCCCACCGGCGGCCTCGGCGACGCGGGCGCCGTCTGCTCGGTCGCCGACCCGGCCGGGCTGACCACCAGCCTGCTGCCGGTCGAGGTCTCCCTCGCCCCCGGCCCGGCCCGGGGTCAGACGATCGTCGACCGCAGACCACGCCCCGGCGAGTCCGAGATCCACCACGGCGCCCGTGCGCGACCGCTGGTGGACGTGGCGCTGGACATCGACGTGGACCGGTATGTGGAGCTGTATCTGAGGACGGTGGAGGGCCGGAGCCGCTAG
- a CDS encoding GAF and ANTAR domain-containing protein has protein sequence MADAIVERVRHSRPGEIPRRLCDVAVELLPVTGASVSLRSDGVPVRLTETDARAAQLAEIQATLGDGPCQCAGSSGVAVLASDLTSGRDARRWPVFAQEARELGVCAVYALPLGSGRICVGTLDLYRDTVGELTPGELGTAVCVARIVTVSLTDLSRTARLGGLVADHDEIHQATGMIMVQLGVDADEALVRLRAHAYSHGRTVLAVAREVVGRRRRLDRG, from the coding sequence ATGGCTGACGCGATCGTCGAGCGGGTACGGCACTCCCGACCCGGCGAGATTCCCCGGCGCCTCTGTGATGTCGCCGTCGAACTGCTGCCGGTGACCGGCGCGAGTGTGTCGCTGCGCTCCGACGGCGTGCCCGTACGGCTGACCGAGACCGACGCGCGGGCTGCCCAACTGGCCGAGATACAGGCGACCTTGGGTGACGGGCCCTGTCAGTGTGCCGGTTCCTCCGGCGTTGCCGTGCTCGCGTCCGATCTGACGTCCGGCCGGGACGCGCGCCGCTGGCCGGTCTTCGCCCAGGAGGCGAGGGAACTGGGCGTGTGCGCGGTGTACGCGCTGCCCCTCGGCAGTGGCCGGATCTGCGTGGGCACACTGGACCTCTACCGTGACACCGTCGGGGAGCTGACACCCGGCGAGCTGGGGACGGCCGTTTGCGTGGCGAGGATCGTGACGGTGTCGCTGACGGACCTGTCCAGGACCGCCCGGCTGGGCGGGCTGGTCGCGGACCACGACGAGATCCACCAGGCCACCGGGATGATCATGGTCCAGCTCGGCGTCGACGCGGACGAGGCCCTGGTGCGCCTTCGCGCGCACGCCTACTCCCACGGCCGCACGGTGCTCGCGGTGGCGCGGGAGGTGGTGGGACGGCGGAGACGGCTCGACAGGGGGTAG
- a CDS encoding cold-shock protein, with translation MATGTVKWFNAEKGFGFIEQDGGGADVFAHYSNIATQGFRELHEGQKVTFDVTQGQKGPQAENILPA, from the coding sequence ATGGCCACCGGTACCGTGAAGTGGTTCAACGCGGAAAAGGGCTTCGGCTTCATCGAGCAGGACGGCGGCGGCGCCGACGTCTTCGCTCACTACTCGAACATCGCCACCCAGGGCTTCCGTGAGCTCCACGAGGGCCAGAAGGTGACGTTCGACGTCACGCAGGGTCAGAAGGGCCCGCAGGCGGAGAACATTCTCCCCGCCTGA
- a CDS encoding DUF4142 domain-containing protein yields the protein MRFTRSSTGTLFVGGALGLTLAALAYPAMLGVQTVSSSPTRVVAQTSAGPLTEADRDFVVKVRAAGLWEYPVGQMAIAKGTSPAVVTAGQHLIAGHAGLDATVRRIAPQLGVTIPNLPSPQQQGFISTLTADSRGNQFDSDFANILRITHGSIFNTIAKIRSTTKNTLVRALADQANNTVLDHITVMEKTGLVNFDTVLFQETTPPKLPASDVTPPVPAPGAPIVVLTPPPNTGGYPSPSPTAG from the coding sequence GTGCGTTTCACCCGGAGTTCGACCGGCACCCTTTTTGTGGGTGGCGCGCTGGGCCTGACCCTGGCCGCGCTCGCCTACCCCGCCATGCTCGGTGTCCAGACCGTGTCCAGTTCGCCCACCCGGGTCGTCGCGCAGACCTCGGCCGGCCCGTTGACGGAGGCCGACCGCGACTTCGTGGTGAAGGTGCGGGCGGCCGGGCTCTGGGAGTACCCGGTCGGGCAGATGGCGATCGCGAAGGGGACCTCACCGGCGGTCGTCACCGCCGGGCAGCATCTCATCGCCGGGCACGCGGGGCTGGACGCGACAGTGCGGCGGATCGCTCCGCAGCTCGGGGTCACCATTCCCAACCTGCCCAGTCCGCAGCAGCAGGGGTTCATCTCCACGCTGACCGCGGACAGCAGGGGGAACCAGTTCGACAGCGACTTCGCCAACATCCTGCGCATCACCCACGGGTCGATCTTCAACACCATCGCCAAGATCCGGTCGACCACCAAGAACACGCTGGTCCGCGCCCTCGCCGACCAGGCCAACAACACCGTCCTCGACCACATCACGGTCATGGAGAAGACGGGGCTCGTCAATTTCGACACGGTGCTCTTCCAGGAGACCACCCCGCCGAAGCTGCCCGCCTCCGACGTCACGCCGCCGGTCCCCGCACCGGGCGCCCCGATCGTCGTCCTCACCCCGCCGCCGAACACAGGCGGCTATCCGTCTCCCAGTCCCACGGCAGGGTGA
- a CDS encoding glycoside hydrolase family 13 protein, which produces MPEPTLDLSSRDPDWWRQAVFYQVYPRSFADADGDGLGDLKGVTRRLTHLSALGVDALWLSPFYPSELADGGYDVADYRDVDPRLGTLDDFDAMVAEAHRLALKVMVDIVPNHTSRRHVWFEEALRSAPGSPARDRYVFRDGRGAHGELPPTDWQSVFGGSAWQRVTGNQAPDGQWYLHLFTPEQPDLNWANEEIRADFRTTLRFWSDRGVDGFRIDVAHALAKDLDMPLRDLGAPELSGEQALAALPPGTHPFFDRDEVHEIYRDWRKILDAYTPPRMAVAEAWVPGARRALYARPDELGQAFNFEYLQAGWDAEELRRVITDSLATARSAGASATWVLSNHDVVRHASRLALPAGTDLNAWLLSEGAAPPVDEAAALRRARAATLLMLALPGSSYVYQGEELGLPEVADLPAAALQDPIWEQTAHTSKGRDGCRVPLPWTTTGPSYGFGAGGAWLPQPPVFASYAVEAQDGAEGSTLELYRTALGLRRRLLDGEALTWAAESAPGVLDLTRTDDWRCVTNLSATPVELPPGDVLLSSVSLEPDGRLGPDTTVWLGSRQDLSQ; this is translated from the coding sequence GTGCCCGAACCGACTCTGGACCTTTCCTCCCGGGACCCCGACTGGTGGCGCCAGGCCGTCTTCTACCAGGTGTACCCGCGCAGCTTCGCCGACGCCGACGGCGACGGACTGGGCGACCTGAAGGGCGTCACCCGGCGTCTGACGCATCTGAGCGCGCTGGGCGTGGACGCCCTCTGGCTCTCCCCCTTCTACCCGTCCGAACTGGCCGACGGCGGCTACGACGTCGCCGACTACCGTGACGTCGACCCCCGGCTCGGCACCCTCGACGACTTCGACGCCATGGTCGCCGAGGCGCACCGCCTCGCCCTCAAGGTGATGGTCGACATCGTCCCCAACCACACCTCCCGGCGGCACGTGTGGTTCGAGGAGGCGCTGCGCTCGGCGCCCGGCTCCCCGGCCCGCGACCGCTATGTCTTCCGGGACGGAAGGGGTGCGCACGGCGAGCTTCCGCCCACCGACTGGCAGTCCGTGTTCGGCGGCAGCGCATGGCAGCGGGTGACCGGGAACCAGGCGCCCGACGGCCAGTGGTACCTGCACCTCTTCACGCCCGAACAGCCCGACCTCAACTGGGCCAACGAGGAGATCCGCGCCGACTTCCGCACCACGCTCCGCTTCTGGTCCGACCGGGGCGTGGACGGCTTCCGCATCGACGTCGCCCACGCCCTGGCGAAGGACCTCGACATGCCGCTGCGGGACCTCGGCGCCCCGGAACTGAGCGGCGAGCAGGCCCTCGCCGCCCTCCCGCCCGGCACCCACCCCTTCTTCGACCGCGACGAGGTCCACGAGATCTACCGCGACTGGCGCAAGATCCTCGACGCCTACACCCCGCCCCGCATGGCGGTCGCCGAGGCCTGGGTCCCGGGCGCCCGCCGCGCCCTGTACGCCCGCCCGGACGAACTCGGCCAGGCCTTCAACTTCGAGTATCTGCAGGCGGGCTGGGACGCGGAGGAGCTGCGCCGGGTCATCACCGACTCCCTCGCCACGGCCCGCTCGGCGGGCGCCTCGGCCACCTGGGTCCTCTCCAACCACGACGTCGTACGCCACGCCTCCCGTCTCGCGCTCCCGGCGGGCACCGACCTGAACGCCTGGCTGCTGTCGGAAGGCGCCGCCCCGCCGGTCGACGAGGCCGCGGCCCTGCGCCGGGCCCGGGCGGCGACGCTGCTGATGCTGGCGCTGCCGGGTTCGTCGTACGTCTACCAGGGCGAGGAACTGGGCCTCCCCGAGGTGGCCGACCTGCCCGCCGCGGCCCTCCAGGACCCGATCTGGGAACAGACGGCGCACACGAGCAAGGGCCGCGACGGCTGCCGGGTGCCGCTGCCGTGGACGACGACCGGCCCGTCGTACGGGTTCGGCGCGGGCGGCGCCTGGCTGCCGCAGCCGCCGGTCTTCGCGTCGTACGCCGTCGAGGCACAGGACGGGGCCGAGGGCTCGACCCTGGAGCTGTACCGCACGGCCCTCGGCCTGCGCCGCCGCCTGCTGGACGGCGAGGCCCTGACCTGGGCGGCGGAATCCGCCCCCGGTGTCCTCGACCTGACTCGTACGGACGACTGGCGCTGCGTGACGAACCTGTCGGCCACGCCGGTCGAACTACCGCCCGGTGACGTCCTGTTGAGCAGCGTGTCACTGGAGCCGGACGGACGGCTGGGCCCGGACACCACGGTCTGGCTCGGCAGCCGCCAGGACCTGTCCCAGTAG
- a CDS encoding TerD family protein, with product MVKGANVGLAALSEDVGSVMVRLSWSSPTGDGDADVSVLLLTADGKVRSDGDFYFYNNPVAADGSVQLLGKAPTADGNEDRITFDLTVIADDVERIVVAASRYEGARFSDLHDLRLTLADGAGENLLRFSVDDPGEVGALLFGELYRRGGDWKFRAIGQGYESGLVGLATDFGVDVDDDAEDSEAGEAAEKQQAQEVREAQAAEAPQASQAEHLPAIPAQPTSERPMDPVRPVPPDQPAAKAAPRPRTAKKKVTLPRVARKSLAENDAWRVARLFPASALKSDRERETRATSVLLSVMAQVPEFGRRLTAGFGAPAGRMETFTEVTLPSGDTPRRPDGVIRVERAGKLWTALVETKTNGNSLKPDQVQAYADIAARRGYEAVITLSNDVELDGSPLVEVKTDGRRKHKVALWHLSWAEVAHQAQMLIRHEGVGNAAHAWLLQELLHYLQHENSGCHGFQNMGPAWVPVRNGIDDETLCQGDSRAVDVVENWERLVRQVCLRLGGELGQKVLPVQRAKRGSDPRTRRAALADQLCAEGRLEAELRIDGTPGILALCADLRTGKLRTSIEIPAPEQGYPLTWSKRLVRQLADAPADLHVESLLADQAPGPRGTLERLRPEPADLLPKDGTPITGFRLSLFRSMGSTRGNAESGFIRSVDESVDRFHAHVVVHLDRRTSSPSPRTREAAVAAN from the coding sequence ATGGTCAAGGGCGCCAATGTAGGTCTGGCCGCGTTGAGCGAGGACGTCGGCTCGGTGATGGTGAGACTGAGCTGGAGCAGTCCGACGGGGGACGGCGACGCGGATGTGTCCGTGCTGCTGCTGACCGCCGACGGCAAGGTGCGCAGCGACGGGGACTTCTACTTCTACAACAATCCCGTTGCCGCCGACGGCAGTGTGCAACTGCTGGGCAAAGCACCCACGGCCGACGGCAACGAGGACCGCATCACCTTCGACCTGACGGTGATCGCGGACGACGTCGAGCGGATCGTCGTGGCGGCGAGCCGCTACGAGGGCGCCCGCTTCTCCGACCTGCACGACCTGCGACTGACGCTCGCCGACGGCGCCGGGGAGAACCTGCTGCGTTTCTCCGTCGACGACCCCGGCGAGGTGGGCGCGCTGCTCTTCGGCGAGCTCTACCGGCGGGGCGGGGACTGGAAGTTCCGGGCGATCGGCCAGGGGTACGAGTCCGGACTCGTGGGCCTGGCAACGGACTTCGGCGTCGACGTCGACGACGACGCGGAGGACTCGGAGGCAGGAGAGGCGGCGGAGAAGCAGCAAGCGCAGGAAGTGCGGGAAGCGCAGGCTGCGGAGGCGCCCCAGGCATCGCAGGCCGAGCACCTGCCCGCCATCCCCGCCCAGCCTACGAGCGAGCGCCCCATGGATCCGGTGCGGCCCGTACCGCCGGATCAGCCGGCGGCCAAGGCGGCGCCTCGCCCGCGTACGGCGAAGAAGAAGGTCACGCTGCCCAGGGTGGCCAGGAAGTCCCTCGCCGAGAACGACGCCTGGCGGGTGGCGAGGCTCTTCCCCGCTTCCGCCCTCAAGAGCGACCGTGAGCGTGAGACCCGGGCGACGTCCGTACTGCTGTCGGTGATGGCCCAAGTCCCCGAGTTCGGGCGGCGGTTGACGGCTGGGTTCGGGGCGCCCGCCGGGCGGATGGAGACGTTCACCGAGGTCACGCTGCCCAGCGGTGACACCCCGCGCCGTCCCGACGGCGTGATCCGGGTCGAGCGGGCCGGCAAACTGTGGACGGCGCTCGTCGAGACGAAGACGAACGGCAACTCCCTCAAGCCGGACCAGGTGCAGGCGTACGCGGACATCGCCGCCAGGCGCGGCTACGAGGCCGTCATCACCCTGTCCAACGACGTCGAACTCGACGGCAGTCCCCTCGTCGAGGTCAAGACGGACGGCCGGCGCAAGCACAAGGTCGCCCTCTGGCACCTGTCCTGGGCCGAAGTTGCCCACCAGGCACAGATGTTGATCCGGCACGAGGGCGTCGGCAACGCGGCCCACGCCTGGCTGCTCCAGGAACTGCTGCACTACCTCCAGCACGAGAACTCCGGCTGCCACGGCTTCCAGAACATGGGCCCTGCCTGGGTCCCCGTACGCAACGGCATCGACGACGAGACCCTGTGCCAGGGAGACTCGCGCGCGGTCGATGTCGTCGAGAACTGGGAGCGCCTGGTCCGGCAGGTGTGCCTGCGGCTGGGCGGCGAACTCGGCCAGAAGGTACTGCCCGTGCAGCGCGCGAAACGAGGCAGTGATCCGCGCACCCGCCGTGCCGCCCTGGCCGACCAACTGTGCGCGGAGGGCAGGCTGGAGGCCGAACTCCGTATCGACGGCACACCCGGCATCCTCGCCCTCTGCGCCGACCTGCGGACCGGCAAACTGCGTACGTCCATCGAGATCCCCGCACCCGAACAGGGCTACCCCCTCACCTGGTCGAAGCGTCTGGTCCGTCAACTCGCCGACGCCCCGGCCGACTTGCACGTCGAGTCGCTGCTCGCCGACCAGGCGCCCGGCCCGCGCGGCACCCTGGAACGCCTCCGCCCGGAACCGGCCGACCTGCTGCCCAAGGACGGCACGCCGATCACCGGCTTCCGCCTGTCCCTCTTCCGGAGCATGGGCAGCACCCGCGGCAACGCCGAGTCGGGCTTCATCCGCAGCGTCGACGAATCCGTCGACCGCTTCCACGCCCACGTCGTCGTCCACCTGGACCGCCGTACGTCGTCACCCTCGCCCCGTACACGGGAGGCGGCCGTCGCCGCGAACTGA